Below is a genomic region from Helianthus annuus cultivar XRQ/B chromosome 2, HanXRQr2.0-SUNRISE, whole genome shotgun sequence.
TTTCCAAGAGTCACGTCGTTTCAAATTGAAAAGATATGACGTTTGAGAAATAACCGCTCGGGTAGTTATCTTGGAGACATGCCGGTTCGCAAAGCTTGGCCCATAACCCTTGTTCTAACCGCTACCTACTAGACTGGACATAATACTTCTGTTCGACCCATACATGTGGCCTACGGCccaaataataaatataaacaaaCTATTGTTTGACCCATAATTAACTagactaaaataaaataaacataaccCGGGCCGAGAGGCCCATTGCTTGTAACTCGGATGGACTTGGTTAACGTATCGTTCTTCATTCTCCCCCTTAAGCAAGAACATCCGAGTCCTTCGATCACGATCACTCCTTGCGATTGTTGGTCACCTCGATCTTGACCACCACGTCGTCGTCGCTTGAATCGTCGAGCCAACCGCAATTGTTGTTTGAGCTTTCGGCCATGCCAACTTTCTCTCTTGCACGCTCCTTCTTGATGTAGTCGAAATACCATTCGACCAACTCCAAATAATAAACGTAGGCGACCTTTATCTCGTAAGCGTCATCCGCTTCGTAGCCATACTTCACCGAAATATCGCCCCACATGTTTTTCTCCATTATCTCTTCGAACCCGATGCGGTGTAGTAGTATGAGACTGAGATCACGCCCATCAATTAACTCTGGCGGCATTGCTTTTTCACAAACAATCCCTAGAAAATCCGTGATGAACCAAACCAAAACTTCCTCGAACGGTGCGTCGAAGAACCTTGGGTGTTTCTTGATTTCTTCGTGTAGTGTGATAAGATCCCCTGGTTCCACGCAACTTTCCATAATTAAATCTCTTTCAACGACGTCCTCCTCGAGTTGAGAGAGAGTTATTGCCCGTTCCCGAAGCATTTCTCTAGATTGGCGCGGATTATCTTTCTCGCCTTCAATGTAGATTAACAATGCCTTTTTCGCTTTCTTGGAGTACACAACTTTTTCTTTCCTAGCGTTTGAACGTTCACCGTacactttctttttgtttttcgaCTTCTCGAATTCCCGTTCATAATAATCCCCCAGACACTCTTGGAGTTCCTTTTTCTCCTTCTTGTAGCCATTATCAACCCCAAGATTATCGTAGAAAGCATTAAGATAATCTTGTTCCAAATCGATTTCCGACTTGTCTTCGTATATGTCGAACCCTTTTGATCGACAACCAAACATTTTCTTCAACACACACTTCTCACCCATTGTGACCGTCTCAATCCCTTGAAACAAGAGTTGTTCTAGACTTAGAACATTCTTGTCAAGTCTTGGTGCGTAACTTACGCACGGGATTGTCTTATCCTTGCCGTCCACCGGCACTCTCACTTCTCCTATTCTATGTACAAACGAAAAGTCTTTCCTACTTTCGTTCGTTACAACCCCAAAGTGTCTCTTGAAACACCTAAACAAATTTCGATTTCCCGTCATATGCGTTTTAAACGTGGGATCAACAACCCAGATTGAATCCCATTTACCCCCGCAAGTATCTTTCACAATATAATCACTTTCTATTGGCAATGGTGATAACATGATATACTTACTAGGGCAAATTGATGCGATGTGGCCGAATTTCTTGCACTTGAAACACCGAACCCCCGGTTTTCTCGGCCTACCCACTGGTGCATTAGATTTCTTCCCGGACTTCTTCACGAAACCCTTTTGAAACACTTTCTTTGGAAACTTTTTCATTGGTGATATCCCGGTCCGCATGGTTGGCTTCCCCTGCGCGTACTCATCCACTTCCGCCGCCGGCCGCACTCTCCACTACGAACAAAATCCTCTTCACCATAATCGGTCACCACCGATTTCCCTTTGTTTCCACGAACCCGGTTTTCTTCTTGATCACAATCCCTTCCGCTTCCTGttaaacctttggctctgataccaatgttggtatcatcgtcatcggaaacccaggaccaatCGGAACGGATGGTATTGTGACCACATACACAATCGTTCTCAAACAACCCACAACATTCACAGTATTTCATGATGGATTGAACGACAATCAGATTTGCAAAAGATAACTAACCGaattgaacttgaatgataactagAACTTTGAATATGATAACTTGTAAACACACACGTTCGAATATAACTGACTGACTGCGAACAAGGATGTTGGCAGCGGCTTTATAGCAGCGAATAGGTATGTTTCCAAGAGTCACGTCGTTTCAAATTGAAAAGATATGACGTTTGAGAAATAACCGCTCGGGTAGTTATCTTGGAGACATGCCGGTTCGCAAAGCTTGGCCCATAACCCTTGTTCTAACCGCTACCTACTAGACTGGACATAATACTTCTGTTCGACCCATACATGTGGCCTACGGCccaaataataaatataaacaaaCTATTGTTTGACCCATAATTAACTagactaaaataaaataaacataaccCGGGCCGAGAGGCCCATTGCTTGTAACTCGGATGGACTTGGTTAACGTATCGTTCTTCATATAGCATGTCCAATTGTAGCCAGTCTTACAGAGGGTAAAAGGATGTGGGTGTCTTGAGTGTTTGAATGTTTCTGGAAGCTCTGCACAGAATTTATGAAGAGCGAAATCACATGAATCATGTATACATTTATAGTAGTACCTGTAATACTCGTTGATATCTTCATTGCACCGCTTACAAGTACACGAAAACTCATCTTGCGGAACCAAATCCTCCTCCTtctcctcttcatcatcagatTCGTCATCTACATCTTCAACATTCACCTGCAAATCAATGAGCTTCAGTGGATGCTCGTGCTCAATTACCTCCatcatagtttttttttatatattaatgtGGTTAAGATTAAGATACAATGCTACACTCATATGTTACTTATTTATAgcaaggaaaaggaaaaggaaaaggaaaaagcAGGTAGGTAGGTATATGATACTTATTATTCTTGGAAATATATCCATGAAATTGAGTGGATCTACTTTTGTTATTTGTACATTTGCTTATTCTTTGGCAACTCATACACACCACCAGAGaacaaaacaagaaaaaaaaagattATAGTTAAATAGTAAGCGAGAGCAATCAAGCTTTAATTATGCTTCTTTAACTAAAGTTACTTGCAACTAGGGGAAAGAATATTGTTCTTTAACTAAAGCATAAATTACTCATACCTGGATGATACCTTCCTTCTAATTGATCTAGTCGTAAAGTGAAACAGAATATATAGCTAGTGTTCTCAATGAAGCAAAGATTGATTCAAAGTAGAGGGGGCGACCCAAAGCCTTCCAAATGGGTCAatttgggttgcttttaaaattatatgggttggtttgggtaagatattttaactaaatgggtcacaATAGGTCACCTgaaattccatcttgttattttcgggtcaaagcgggtcgacaacattaaagaaatgggtcgatgtgggttagtgtcttaaagaaacggGGCATGTTTCAGATCGGAATGGGTTTCGAGCCGGCACAAGTATTCGCACGAGACGGGTTTAGGGTCGGGACGAgtttcgtaccgtttcgaccagtagcATTTCGAATCGAACCatttcgacacgaaccgtttcgacacgaaccgtttcgacgggAACCGTTtagacgcgaaccgtttcgacgcatACCGTTTCGACGCTTACCCtttcgacccataccgtttcgacccgtaccgtttcgaatcgaaccgtttcgaggcgaaccgtttcgactcgtaccgtttcgacccgtaccgtttcgaccagtaccgtttcgaatcgaaccgtttggACGTTCAATACTGTCACTGTCTCACAGGAACAAAAATACATGCATTCAAGATAATGAATTTACGGACCTGCACCACAAATTATTATTCTATATAACATTTAGAGTATTGCTTAGGAACTGTGTTATCATTCTAACATGCATTGCTGCAGTGCAGCTAATTATGGGAGCATTTTCATTTTATTGAACCATATTTGTTATGTCATGTTAATTTATTTGTGAAAACATAGTTATGCTTTATTCATGGAGACTGTAAAACATATGAAAGATATTATGTGCCTATATAACTTCTTAGTATTAAGATTAGATTTTTTTTCTTCCAATCCAtttcttttatttatattttgatCCCAAATATGCGCTTGTCTATTTTGGGTATTTGGGGTTTTTGTTTTGATTGCTATAGCGAATGACTCTACGGTAATTAACATAATCAATACCGACTTAATTTACCGCACGAAGTCCCAGTGGTTCATTAATTACAGAGTTGGTCCTAATAGTTGTAATTTTTGCACTCGGGTGGTCCTTATCACTAACCTttattagttttttcagttaaatacGTGTGAAATTACTATATTACCCATGaacaattaaaaaataaaaaaataaagaaaataggGGCCAACtactcatcttcttcatcaccccTTTCTCTCTCTCCCTTTCAAAAACACAGCCACCTCCTCCTTCATAACCTGCAACCACCATCACCTTCGCCATATTAGTGAACCActgggaccaagtctgcaattttcgcaaaccacagggaccaaccaagcatttaactctttatttatttactagtcACTCCATTATGATTAGGAGGGTTATCATGTTTATTATTAGCATCTTTTCAGAGGTTAAATacataattaatattattttgatgGAACTTGCTACCCGCGAAACATATTTTGCTTGCAACTGTAATTTGAAAGACGTGTAATATATTTGTTGGTAAACAAGAGTTTTGTGTTTTTTTTGGATGATTAAAGTTGTATGTATTATAGATGATGTTATTTAATAATGTGATATTTATTACATGCAGTGGACCAAGAGAAGATGCTACTAGAATTGGTTCTGCTTGTGTTGTTAGGTGTCAGGTCGTTGATATTTCTCCGTTAAGGCGTGTTAACCAGGCTATCTATCTGCTTACCACTGGTGCATGCGAGTGTGCGTTTAGGAATGTGAAGACTGTTGCTGAGTGTCTAGCTGATAAGCTTATCAATGCTGGCAAGGGTTCTTTAAACAGGtgccttttttttaaataaatttacaTGTTTTAATGTTTTGCGGTTAGatttatttttggtttttttttggcTGATTTGGTGTTGGCTTGATTTGTTGTTTGTATAGCTATGCTATTAAGAAGAAGGATGAGATTGAGAGGGTTGGCAAGACTAATCGTTAAAGACGAAGATTTGATGTCAGGGTATTCGGTTttggttgttttgttttggtgttttaATGGAAAGTAGTTTATTATCAAACCTTTTGGCTGTTCTGTTATGGATTTGGTTTTTTATgaaaaataattaaagaaattgtATATGCCTTTTTATTGCATAAATTTGGACCTTTCATATCGTTGGACAGATGACTCATTACTCATTTATTATATCATGAAAACTCGCCATATTGTACCACCTCATATCTAGGACATGAGGCAACAAGCCAATGTGTTTTTCATGCATCGGGTCACATTTAGGATTCACATACAAAGGTGCATGCAAAGAAAGCATGAAGTGGTTGTTCCGGGTTCTTGTAAGATGCTTAATTGTCTAACtgcttgatgtgtgtaaaatgcaacatataaattacatcaaataaggcataaaactaaccctttttaagtactaatgttggaaaaaaagagtgtttttgtcttccttttgtattttcaggatgaaatgagcttaaattcacaaaagaagcaaaaagacagctaattctaacataaatacaagaaaaggaataaaagtagactgcccgaaccctcaacggcatctccccaagcaaagaagagaaaacagaagcctgaacacgcctcgtgctcagccagcacggggccgtgcccaagaagcagcagaaaagacaaacctgtagaagcttctattgcccaccacggggccgtgtccagtgagcacgggggcgtggcaaaagtacagcaggcgcattaattgtaattgcgaattacaattaatgaagagagatagtgtcagacgggcacgggggcgtgtccagcggacacggggccgtgcccagccttctgttcagcctataaataggagtgcttggtttcattccaatccatcccttggcacaccacctctctcacacttcatccaccacccaccaccaccataacaccatcatccaccaccatcatccattgtccatcgtagagtgtgtgagtcgtctcgggatccaagattgatagtaagagttcttgacaatcaaggccatgtttgcctaagtctcttacatcacttggtgaaggcaagtgtttagtataatactttttatttttaatcttttgcactttttatttggttttgtattaatgactttaataactagttacttatgttgaaggtgatctttccttatcgtttgtccgtggtgtcttggcattattttactgtctatataaaataaaagattttcaccattcatatctccacggtctatatggaggtatgttggctacctggtcgggggttaagggaacggtttggtaagggtcttgcccttgttcagcgtttagaggtcctgcaagggacctgggtcaaatttagtaggatctccttcaatgcccataggtattggatggcggtgatccaaactctttgaccccctcataagttaactactattaatactataacccggctatttaggactgtatccctgctgactcagactacttagccgagggtaacgtcaccgccaaaagcggggcctaccataatttgcattaataacttaattcattatcttccaataatccaaccctttaggattgtatccttgctgactcaaactactgggttgagggtaacgtcgccttcaaaagaggggcctactacaataactaagataatctcttaaacaagtgcaaaagtgcgaaaataatcaaaggttatactaatacacgagtcggaaccaagtgattcatcttgtctatctgtttttgttttatttttatttttcagcatttagttagtttttacattcttagtttaaaaacatttttctaacttttttatttgattagacgttgaggataaaccggtattaaaagctcttgtgtccttggacgaccttggtatcttaccaacactatactacgtccacgatgggtgcacttgcccatatgtgtgtttagtgttagtaaatatcgtgttttataaatttaaaacttggctaaaggtgtaaaaagggcttaattatatatctaaattatattacactacacacgcatcaagtttttggcgccgttgccggggacacaaggattttaagaaagttaggaatcaacggcctaatcatatttttatttttctttttaattttttaggattttcttagtttttcagcttctgcagagctcagcacgggccgtgcctggtcaaacacgggccgtgcccagcatcgttactggcagtttttagttttccaagttacagaaggctgaccacggggccgtgtcgatgcaacacggggtcgtgtccaacttccagtaactgggatctggaaaacatttactgtaactccgaccacgggccgtgttcgctgaacacggggccgtggtgaaccttctgaccagcattcttttctgtttttattgcaggacttggaacccgacgccaatcttacatagtgtatgagctccagttctaataaggacataaaagaacctctagaggaacccgaacgctttctcagaaaaagattaaaagctaaaaaccaagagaaggtttcgggtgatccacctccaatggcggactaacgtaccctcatggattatctacgacccaccgtaggtaacctaggcgccgctatcaatgctccgaatgttgaagctaataacttcgaacttcggccgcatttgatacaaatgctccaaaactccgcaaccttccatgggcttgcggacgaggatccccatctacatattactaatttcttagaaatatgtgatacctttcagatcaacggagcatcaaatgacgccatccgcctccgaatgtttcctttctcactaaaagaccgagcgaaagcttggctcaacgccctcccagctggatcggtaaacacctgggatgaactagcccaaaaatttctatataagtatttccctcccgctaaaactgctaaattaatgactgaaattaatacatattcacaagaggatggggaatccttatatgaaacttgggaaatgTTCAAGGAGTTAtacgcaagtgtccacatcacggccttgcgatatggcaacaagtatccactttctataatggattgttgccacacacaaggcagacacttgattctagctccgggggacttttaggtaatcgacgcccgcatgaaatatataaccaaattgaggaaattgctcaaaccaattttcaatggcacaccccccgaggcaataaatctattgccccgggcgcccataaggtcgatgaaagcacttctttacaagcccaaatcgaggccctttcttcaaaaataaaaaaattggaaatgacaaaaacagtctcggttatggcttgtgaagggtgtggtgggtcacatgaaaattggagttgtatgaaagaaatggacgatcaacaagaattggtaaactacattgataatagacctaggccgtcgggtcccccaacgggaacttacaaccaaggatggcgaaaccacccaaaccttggttggagggaacccggcaatagtagtaaccaacaaacacaacgaacaaactttcaacaaccaagaaatgagtcacaaaatttcactcaacaacaaagtggacgagaaaggcttgaagatactgtatctcgcctcatctccgacactgaaaagaaaaactcggaaagatttctacaattagaatcaaattttagaaatcaacaagctagtattcaaaacatagaaaaacaattaaatcaaatagctcaaaattttgccgagagaccgcaaggcgcattacctagcaataccgaaacaaaccaaaagcgcaagttcacctcatcacactacgaaaccgcaccgtagggcctgcagaagcgccGCCGCCAACAGAAGAAACGGCacccacacctctgcaggaaaagaactcccctccgtcaccagaacctaccaaagctcctcgagttccgtaccccggtaggttaattcgtcaaaagaccaatgagcaattcgcgaagttcgaaagtctattaaagcaattgcatgttaatattccttttattgaggtcctaacccaaatgcccaaatactctaagttcatgagggacttcctcactcataaaaagaaaattgaaaatttgcaattagtcaatttaggcgaagaatgctctgccctcgtactcaataaacttccccaaaagaaaatcgatcctggaagcttcacgattccctgctcaataggggagtcccccgttcgtaatgccctAGCCGACCTTggagctagcattaacctcatgccctcatcaatgtttaaaagactcggcctgggaaccacgagtcctacaaaaatgagcatacaactcgctgatcgatccgtcaaattcccgcaaggtgtcattgaaaatgtcttggtaaaggtaggcagattcgtctatccagccgactttgtcatactcgatatggaggaagacaccgaggtccccctcatactagggagaccatttcttgccaccgcacaagcggtggtagatatgaatgacggaacactcaccttgaggtatggggatgatgaagtaaaattcggagttgggaagagaatagagggcgacgacccggtcaactacatgaaggttattgattcgagcttggatgctgctctccgacggtgtaacatgggacgccaagcatcccactcagaaaatatataacctcacattgggtctagccaaggacccttataaacgtggcgcaccacggaggcattccgcggaactatccttagtttagtttaatcttttagttttaatttgcaggaataaaacacactcgtggtggtaatggatgaaaaagggaacgagaaaaatgaccccatgcacaaagaacgaagcaacccgacacaaatctccattacagaaggctcaacacgggccgtgctcaaccaacacggcccgtgctgaaccacctgcagaaaaatcgcccagttcaggtaactggacacgggccgtgttcaccagacatgCCCCCAtatccaggcttctgtctcatttctttaatttctgttactggcacctgaacacggggccgtgtccggtccccatggggccgtgtccagactgccagtaacataaatctttgctttttaacaccacattacacatccaatcaacctaaaaatttatttttgggacacattgaggacaatgtgtaatttaagtgtggggggaagctaacactttgaaattttgcaagtcctaacaagccttacacaaaactctattggaaccgctaaacaccccaaattttttacaaaaatttttcatttttttacttgtctaaagtttaagttaggaatcacaagattaataaggttatatttttataaaatttacaaccgagagcgtcgtgataacaagaaccaacataagaaaattatgaaacggcataacaagtctagttaaaatttgattatatatacttgattacattaaaaacccattcccacaaaagtgagttttgagcctttattgagcatacaaatttacatctttagattaaatgctcatttttcgtttcttgtgtgaatagccgcttggttcttacaactctagaacttgccacgacgattcattcccggtccttaccaacttaaacccaagtaagtaaatgatggaggcattaggactaaccatttttatttctacaccattatttttcatttttttaccacctacccaaaatccccctagttaacccctttgagcctaaacctttcgtttctttaccctaaaccctttttacccaccaaaaaccctttttaattttcaccctttattttagtaacaagctcggtttttcgcaagttcgttcttttatgtgactgaaaaaaaaaatgatgatgaagttaaaaacaaacaaggtatgcaaacaaaagcttgtttggagaaatacttcaaaataaaaagtcactaaaaaaaaTGTgctacgaaaaccgacgctttttacgcttttcgcccttttattaaccactaacccaaccacccacctttagcccaagcctaacccttcacctaaaaaaaaaaaaagaaagtcctcttgatatttacaaaggtataaagttaaaaaggaggaggattgattgcttggcaagcctatggaaggcgtaagttccatccGCTCTCGAGTGACTcactaaaaaaaaaatacaccttcggccgagtgttgagtgatttctcccgtgaggtatgtgaacttgtatataaatgaaattttaaaaaggcatgttatgcccaaataagtaatttatcctatgaaacgttctaaataaatcataacgaataggattataaataaataaaaataaaacccaaaaagatcttggattcccgacactctatgacaagccaaaaaccttctcttctacccattccatttgggagtgtaagccacatttaaagagttttgcttgaggacaagcaaaagttcaagtgtgggggtatttgatgtgtgtaaaatgcaacatataaattacatcaaataaggcataaaactaaccctttttaagtactaatgttggaaaaagagtgtttttgtcttccttttgtattttcaggatgaaatgagctcaaattcacaaaagaagcaaaaagacagctaattctaacataaatacaagaaaaggaataaaagtagactgccccgaaccctcaacggcatctccccaagcaaagaagagaaaacagaagcctgaacacgccccgtgctcagccagcacggggccgtgcccaagaagcagcagaaaagacaaacctgtagaagcttctattgcccaccacggggccgtgtccagtgagcacggaggcgtggcgaaagtacagcaggcgcattaattgtaaatgcgttacaattaatgaagagagatagtgtcagacgggcacgggggcgtgtccagcggacacggggccgtgcccagccttctgttcagcctataaataggagtgcttggtttcattctaatccatcccttggcacaccacctctctcacacttcatccaccacccaccaccaccataacaccatcatccaccaccatcatccattgtccatcgtagagtgtgtgagtcgtctcgggatccaagattgatagtaagagttcttgacaatcaaggccatgtttgcctaagtctcttacatcacttggtgaaggcaagtgtttagtataatactttttatttttaatcttttgcactttttatttggttttgtattaatgactttaataactagttacttatgttgaaggtgatctttccttatcgtttgtccgtggtgtcttggcattattttactgtctatataaaataaaagattttcaccattcatatctcc
It encodes:
- the LOC118488114 gene encoding uncharacterized protein LOC118488114; translated protein: MRTGISPMKKFPKKVFQKGFVKKSGKKSNAPVGRPRKPGVRCFKCKKFGHIASICPSKYIMLSPLPIESDYIVKDTCGGKWDSIWVVDPTFKTHMTGNRNLFRCFKRHFGVVTNESRKDFSFVHRIGEVRVPVDGKDKTIPCVSYAPRLDKNVLSLEQLLFQGIETVTMGEKCVLKKMFGCRSKGFDIYEDKSEIDLEQDYLNAFYDNLGVDNGYKKEKKELQECLGDYYEREFEKSKNKKKVYGERSNARKEKVVYSKKAKKALLIYIEGEKDNPRQSREMLRERAITLSQLEEDVVERDLIMESCVEPGDLITLHEEIKKHPRFFDAPFEEVLVWFITDFLGIVCEKAMPPELIDGRDLSLILLHRIGFEEIMEKNMWGDISVKYGYEADDAYEIKVAYVYYLELVEWYFDYIKKERAREKVGMAESSNNNCGWLDDSSDDDVVVKIEVTNNRKE